Proteins co-encoded in one Flavobacteriaceae bacterium MAR_2009_75 genomic window:
- a CDS encoding calcineurin-like phosphoesterase family protein produces the protein MRINIFLSTIAFFTLLSCKNEKTQHQENIRIAFISDVHLLDVKGTLQDIGYDGINNPKTGQKAFIRTMEAQLHSTRLFNENYFAFKEALNDVAKRGIKLVALPGDFSDDGQPINVRALNKILNEYREKHDISFFITTGNHDPTSPFGEEAGKKDFMGAQGQRQPIMSSEDLYQSNRGELPVLVSKDIREMGYKEIVNELSQHGFFPLESYKYWETPFSKYSYDTYSFSEAKKHSSLKNRTYQITEGSTPQPDVSYLVEPIKGLWLVAIDANVYVPKEDGLQYHGASIGYNQVIKYKKHLVEWVGSIVRKAKEHGKEVVAFSHYPMIEFNDGASSTMKQLFGVKALQAHRIPEKEVARLFADAGLQIHFGGHMHINDSGITTTERGNTLANIQVPSLAAYQPAYKILEKKSDHFWDVETVVLEKVKNYDEFFELYHREHDNLTQSKSQNIWNKEVLTAKDYLDFTDFHLQELVRLRFLPSDWPQSLKSLLLENTGLELLVISHLHDTVSFEELTNLEKFQQSQLWQTALREAQKQMTSEQVSETDLSNWTGIDWITDFYRLRSGDELAKRAISKKRLKEYQLIIQNLANNHSSSLKQLREFSQIFDAQLHSEPASNFSIDLHKGMLIPH, from the coding sequence ATGCGAATAAATATATTTCTTTCAACGATTGCATTTTTCACATTGCTTTCCTGTAAAAATGAAAAAACTCAACATCAGGAAAATATCAGAATTGCTTTTATTTCAGATGTTCATTTGCTTGACGTCAAAGGCACTTTACAAGATATTGGTTATGACGGTATAAATAATCCTAAAACGGGACAGAAGGCCTTCATTAGAACCATGGAAGCTCAATTGCATTCCACTAGGCTTTTTAATGAAAACTATTTTGCTTTTAAGGAAGCCCTTAACGATGTAGCTAAAAGGGGTATTAAATTGGTGGCCCTTCCCGGTGATTTTAGCGATGACGGCCAACCAATTAATGTACGCGCCCTCAATAAAATTTTAAACGAATATCGCGAGAAGCACGATATCTCATTTTTTATTACCACAGGCAACCACGATCCCACTAGTCCGTTTGGGGAAGAGGCCGGCAAAAAAGATTTTATGGGTGCGCAGGGTCAGCGACAACCAATTATGAGTTCAGAAGACCTTTATCAATCCAACCGTGGAGAACTTCCGGTTTTGGTAAGCAAAGACATTCGGGAAATGGGATACAAAGAAATTGTAAACGAACTATCTCAACATGGCTTTTTCCCTTTGGAAAGCTATAAATATTGGGAAACGCCCTTTTCCAAATATTCCTACGACACCTATTCATTTTCCGAAGCTAAAAAGCATTCCTCCTTAAAAAACAGAACGTACCAAATAACCGAGGGTTCTACCCCGCAACCAGATGTCAGTTATTTGGTGGAACCCATAAAGGGACTTTGGTTGGTGGCCATCGATGCCAATGTATATGTGCCCAAAGAAGACGGTCTTCAATATCACGGCGCAAGCATTGGCTACAATCAGGTTATCAAGTATAAAAAACATCTAGTAGAGTGGGTTGGTAGTATCGTTAGAAAAGCCAAAGAACATGGCAAAGAAGTAGTGGCCTTTAGTCATTACCCCATGATAGAGTTTAATGACGGTGCTTCTTCTACTATGAAACAACTTTTTGGAGTTAAAGCCCTTCAAGCCCATAGAATTCCAGAAAAAGAAGTGGCCCGATTGTTTGCCGATGCAGGTCTCCAAATTCATTTTGGCGGACATATGCACATTAACGATTCGGGAATAACCACCACAGAAAGAGGTAATACCCTAGCAAATATTCAAGTACCCTCACTGGCGGCCTATCAACCTGCCTATAAAATTTTGGAAAAGAAAAGCGACCACTTTTGGGATGTGGAAACTGTGGTTCTTGAAAAGGTGAAAAACTATGACGAGTTTTTTGAACTCTATCATAGGGAACATGATAACCTCACCCAATCAAAATCGCAAAACATCTGGAACAAAGAAGTTCTAACTGCCAAAGACTATCTCGATTTTACAGATTTTCACCTTCAAGAACTGGTAAGACTGCGCTTTTTACCTTCAGATTGGCCGCAAAGCCTGAAATCTCTGCTATTAGAAAATACAGGATTAGAGCTTCTTGTAATTTCACATTTACATGATACTGTTTCCTTCGAAGAACTAACGAATTTAGAAAAATTTCAACAATCCCAACTATGGCAAACGGCTCTGAGAGAGGCTCAAAAACAAATGACATCTGAACAAGTGTCAGAGACCGACCTCTCTAATTGGACGGGCATTGACTGGATTACAGATTTCTACCGACTGAGAAGTGGAGACGAATTGGCAAAACGCGCCATTTCTAAAAAACGTCTAAAAGAATATCAACTCATCATTCAAAACTTGGCCAACAACCATAGTTCATCTCTAAAACAGCTTCGAGAATTTAGTCAAATTTTTGATGCCCAGCTTCATTCAGAACCTGCCAGTAATTTCAGCATCGACCTGCATAAAGGAATGCTTATACCACATTAA